AACGTTtggaaaatgtacaaataacatgtttgttttttttgtatttagttTAGAGTTTTGAGAAATGTTTGCATCGCAAAGCCAGTATTTGCACGCCAGACCTCAGGGGTTTTGAGCCTAAAGTGGGTTTTAAGTTTGCTGCATTGATTGGAGGAGCTTTAAGGTGCAGGTGTGTAAATCTACTGCAGAAAAATGTACATTAACACAGTGTCTTGGCTTCATTCATCGTCGTTTACATGCAATAATAAAAGATAATCAATGCAGCATGATAGAACAGTAACTCAGTATAATGTGATTAAATGTTTGTCCGTTTGCATTTGCACTACAGAGTCGATCTAACGCGCACAAGTAGGTCCACACCCACATTCTGCCATTTTGAGCTGATAATGAACTGAGATTCTACATTAATACACGTGTACAACAGATGCTGCATGTTAAACTGTGctgagtgaaaatgtgttgtttatcttcttttaatatgttttgtCAAGATAAACTGTCACCTGCAATTATTTGAAGCActtaatatttgatattttcttttgataCTCCATCCGTGTTGTATTGTtgcttttaaattaataaatttgtcatttaaatgaaaatacactTTGTTGCTCACTCTGCTTTATCAGCCTGGTTTCTATATTCCTTTTCTTAATTGGTAAATATTTGAATAGTTTAGATTTATGTGTTAACTATGCATAaacaatatatacataaatatatgaacatattttaTTAGATGATAAAAACTGAAGATACGAGgtaaaaatattgaaatgcaTAGATCTTTGAATTACATGTTAAATATTAACAGTCGTCGATAAAACTTAATGGTTTTTgcgatttgtttgttttttgggttttttttaagattgTAAATGATTTGTAAgaatttgtctttatttttctaaccATTTagagaaatgaacaaaatattttccactgaaaaacGTATGTGGcattaatacaaaataaatgaatggctGTATTATTAGAGCCTtgacaataaaacaattcattcaacaattcaaatttaatttgttgGGGAAGTGAAGAGTTGCCCTATTAAATTAACACCAGAACTGAGCTTTAAAAGAAACCCTGAGTCAGAGATGTGTTCGTGTTTAACACCGCAGGGGGCAGCAGAGCGCAGTCTGCCGTTAATACCCGcgacgaagaagaagaaactgaaacGGAAGTTGAGCTTTCCGGTGTCCTTGTGTGACAGAATTGTGGAGATGTACAGACACGTATTTGTAAGTTCTTTCAACTTTTAACTTCCATCCTGCCTTGTAGCTTTGTCACTTAACTCAAGAGttggctgtgtgttttctgaactATTGGCGGGTGCCAAAAGCGCGGTAACATTTAGCCTGAAAGTGTTTTGTAGAGGTCAAAGTCATACTGTCAGGACGTCAGAGGAGCTAGCATTAGCTTAGCCTCCATGCCAGTGTCACTCGTGTTTTGTCGGTTTCAGTCGgttatttcttatattttaaaAGCGGTGTACATGTAAATTTACTCAAACTGggttcagtgtgttttctatGTCCTCCTGTGTGTGGTAACTGTGCTGCTTATCGGCTGTTTCCAGGGTTTGCAGCAGGTTGCCCGGCGGAGTATCTCCAGCTCTGCCCGCCGGGGGTGGAGAACAGAGTCCCAGAGAAACAGAAGCTGTTTCAGGTAAAACCTcaataaactgataaaatacAGTAAGAACTCATTTCTACTATGACCTGAGAGTTGAGGCGCATATGTGTTCTTTAAAAACTGTCTGACGACTCTTCTTGCTGAGCTACTACATTAGTCCTCAGAGAGCTTAAAACCAGTGCTAAGCCCCATTTGTTCCCTCAGCACGTAGCACACTTCTCTGTGACTGTGCAGTAAACCAGTGCTATCATTTATACAGCTGCAAAATTAGTCATTTAGTGGGCAGCTGTTTGAAAAGTAGTTGTTTCGACCATTTTTCAAGAAATACTAAAGGTGGTTGCAGTAGCTCCTGTTACGTTGTTGTAACATTGTTTTCCtggtgattttttatttttatatacatgcTTTTTACCGGGCCACCATATCAAAGGGAGGTCCCTATGTTGCTCAAATAAGccagtgatcagctgatctTTTGCTCCAAACCCAATTTGCTTAGAGCAAAAACCATATTCTCCTCAGTTGAGGAGGAGACGTGGGGTGCAGGGTCAGAGCCAGAGGAGAAAGTGTAAACCCTTATCTCTATAGCCTGAATGTTGAACTGTTGGCCGTGAGTCTGTGTCCTTATTATTTGCTGAGGGAGTTCAGATGTCTCATTGACTTTGCTGTTCACATCCCACCGTCAGCTGTTGAATTACAAACCTTACCTTACACTAATTCACCCACCAGAGAGAGTTGGATTTACTCTATGCTAACATAAAACATGCATCGCACCTCCTCACATCGTCCAGCAGGAGTCTGTGAACACTAGAACTGAGGAGGTGGTCACAGGCAGCTAATGAGGCTCTGCAGGGATATTTTGAGGTCTCAGACTGAAATGTACTCTGTGAGCGCCATGGAGACGACATCAGCTGACATCAACTGCATAACAGAGTACATAAACTTCTGTGTGGACAGCACTGTCCACCACCAGGACGGCGCCATGTTTCCCCAACAACAAGCCCTGGTTCACTGAACAGGAAGAAGATTCTCCTTCTCCAGCCCCACAGACCCCACAGCtactgacctttcacctcttCCAGTGATTACCACTCTGCTTTATTTAGATGTAGTTAGTAATTATTCGGTTAAATTGCATTGTTTCAGTGGCCCTTTACGACTGATACAGAactctgtttatctgtcagaTATTTGCAAGGAACATCTGATGCAGGACTAAACTTGTCCACATGTTTGTgatacagtctgtggtttggCTTTTTAAGGTCGCGTACCAAATGGGGAATGATGAGCGTCAAAACacagactgttgtttttctgtttctcgaTTTGGGTTGATTCTCCAGAAAAGCAGCTGTGGATGATTTGAGCCACGTTATCCAGATCTACGTCACTGATTCAGTCGCATGTTGTTCCCCACACAGACCATAAGTCATTATTATTGTGTCCCGGCCTCTGCTGGTGTTTTCTTGGTTTCAGtgatgtctctctctgctcactgaTCAAATCTTACTTCTGGGTCGAAATCATTTCCAAACTACATTTTTCCAACAGTTACTGACTAGTGCAACAGACTTAATGTATGtccattaagaaaaaaagagttcAATGGTACAGTTGAATGTAAATGTTGGTTTCAGTCACATTAGATCTGTGAGATCATAAAACGGTTTTACAGATGTGACCTGCTGCTGGATAACATGTAAagttaatgtgtttgtatggAACGCTTTGTCATGGAGCCGTACACAAGTGCTGAGGTCAGAAATGAAGCTTTGAAGCAGCATTTATTTCCTGTCCGTTAAAAGTACACCTCCCACTATGATCAAAATAAGATCCACAGATAAATCAGTTTGCTTTATGTGTATGAAAGTGCACTGTAACATTCCCTCTGCCTCTCCGCACTGTGTGGGATTGACCAAATCAATTACATCCCACATTTTTGAGGCTCAAACTTGTGAAACCGAACAATGCAGCCGCTGCTTGACCTTGGCAAGACTCGTGAGAAACGTTGCTGCTTATAACCCCCTAAAAATCAGAGTTTTCTTGAACAATCctcaaaaaaataatgaataataacaacacaaacCGAGAATCTCGAACGGCCAGAAGCCGACGCGCTTCATGACTTTTTCCCTCGGACGAGGCCAAGTAAAAGATTGAGAAAGAGAATCTggtcaaagtgaaaacattttttaaatgagagatTGGAGTCGATCACCAACAGTTTTTCCAGTTGCATCAAAGTGACTGACTGTGCCAAGCTGCCGTCTGCTGCTGTTCTCAGTTTCCTcatgtttgtctctgcaggaggaCAACGGGCTGCCGGTTCATTTAAAAGGAGGCCCAGCAGACGCTCTGCTCTACAGAGCAACGATGGCGCTGACTGTCTTCGGTGAGAGAGTCTTTCTTCTTTCTATCCGATTTAAACTTCTCATCTCTTCTTTCAGGATtgttaattaaaattttttttaagattttaaaacaaaagtaaaaaaacgtaGGTGAGCTCTTCATCTGAAAACTGGACTCAGGTCAGAACGAGTATTTGTATTGAAACAGGAACAGTTTTCATGCTGTTTACTCTCctgataaaaacactgaatgccattttattttcactggaTCACTGCTGTGAGCTGTCGGAGGACGCAGAAAAAGTCTAGCTTCTATCTGCTCTTTAACTGACACCAGGATCAACATCATCTCTTGACAAAGATGACAGGCAAGCACCTGATGTGTCTAATGCAGAACTAATGTGCTAAGTGCCAGCACTGACTTTAATCAGCTAATCAGGTATTGGCTATAATGCGATAGATGCCACGTTAGATACAGCTTCTGTGTACAGCAGCGTTTCTGTGACCGGTCACGGTCGCCCACTGAAGTAGTTTGTAGTGCCGCAGCGTCGCCGGCCCACGGAGACGGGAGGTGTcatggagacagaaaataacaactCTGTGCATGTGATTTATTGATTCATGAGCTGGACTTTGCAAAACTAATCACCTTCATGCCGACAGTTTGTCTTGTGTGTCCCTTCACGCTCTCTCCGTGCATTGCTTTGGTTTAGTAGAGTTTTATTTAGATCTTGGACTTTGACACTTCAGGTTTCTGCTGTTTAAACACAACGTTTGGCctgaaatgtcatgaaatgtCATCTACAGGATCACTGACGCTGTAAAACTTCAGTGATACTGTGGATGTCGTCCACTTCATCAAAACTTCATAAATATCTTCTTCAAACTCCTGGCAGACTGATGGCACCGCGCTGAATGCTGAGGCAGTTTACTATAACGTACTACAATTCAAGAGCACAAATTATAAAGTTCTTGACGCCATTATCTTACATTAAAATGATCTGTACAAGTTCTGCAGTGTAGCGTGAAGATTTTAGATTTGGACTTCTAATCAATTCGTTATTTAATTCCTTTTTTCCGAGCAGAACTTGCAAAGGTTTTCACTCGCTGCTTTTCTGTTATTGTAAAGTAAatatctttttgttgttgttgtgcagtAGTTTGAAGACACGACCTCGGGCTCCGGATAGTTGTGATGGGTCCAAATCATTTTCTCAAATTGGCAAATTAAttgatattaaaaaatgaaaatgatggaATAGAAAAATGGGAAAACTGATAATTATAATTGAGTTAGTGTTTGTCATTTGCTGTAAAACAGAAGCTGTAAATGTGACTGTGTGCCATCATGTGTCAGTGACCAGCCTGCTGTTCTTTCAGGAACCGGATACGTCCTGTACGAGCTGTGGAACGCAGCGTACCCTAAGAAGAATTAACTccactgcttcagctgtttACCTGCGTTTTAAAAACCGGCCAGCTGTCCATCTGTGTCGGGCCGTGTGTGTTTCCGTCGAGGTGGGattttgtttcatgttcatgGGATCAATATTTATTTCTTGTACTCTCCCTGATGACTTGAggatcaaataaaaaatctcaTGACTCAAACctgcgtgtgtctgtctgagccGTTAATACGTTTAATAATTGTCTCAAATGCTGATGAAATCTGGTCAAATACAACgttcagtgtctctgtggtctGAGAACGAGGGAAGTTTTTAAAACAAGCCTCAAATCCTGCAGGACACAAACCGACTGTGCTGGAATGTTTTAGAAACGAGTCCTGCTTCTGCTCAATAACCCAAACTCCACTTTTCAATGGGACCGTTTCTTCAGCAGAAGCTGGTGCCACTGAAAAGTTGACTGCAAatagaaataatagaaaaaccTCAATATTAACAAACGCTGAACAGCAACATCAACTAAACTCCCTTAAATTTCTTTATCATACAAGaaacttaataaaaacaactgcaCTAAACAGATTTTGAATCAACAACCTGAAAGtgactgataataataataaactttatattgCACCTGTCAAACAAGAAATGCACCAAAGTGCTTCACAACAAAGAAATCACAAGCATCACATGAGAAGacttaaaataacattaaaactTGAATGAATGTTGGACATAAATCTCCATACAGCGTCAGCAGGTCTGAAAGTTTTGATCTCAGAtccttcaaaagaaaaaaacaatctggTACTTTTCTTTATTCCTGAGTTTGTTGATCCATCCATTGCTGCTGCTCATTATGATCTATATTGTGTACAGTGATTCAtttataatattgtaaataattaTAGTTACACGGTTGGGACACAGTGACAAAATGTGGTTATAGATGCGCACGTGGTGACTGACGGCAGGTCATACCATCTCTTGCTTGTCGTCCATGAAACGggttttaaattacatttaatcgTTTTAGGAAGTTGAACTTGGTGAAACTGCAGAAAGCCCGTTGACAGAGTTTTTCACTGtttaacattaacaaacatttcATGTAGAAAAGTATAAAACTGCTGGTTAATTATTAAAACTGAACGTTTCCCTGTGTGAGTGTTCAGGTGTCACTAGAGGGCGACATTTACAAAGAAATCACTGAGACTTGAACCGTCTCAGTGATTTCAACAAAATCAGTGTTGGAGCATTAAtcctttaaaacaacacagtgtgtCTGAAACTAAATAATTACATCCTGTCGttaactctgctgctgctgctgctgcagagactcagaaatcacaacaaaaaaaccttaaagAATCTGAATTTATCATTTGGCAGATTCCTCATGTTCATCTCCGCTGTGAGTGTTGGGTGGGttcttctctgctgtctgttttaATTTAAGCAGAGAGCAAGAGGAGACGGCCTCGGGCCTGCTCTGCTATCAGCCCCCACCCACCACACATCATTTAACACTTAAAGTCACcagctgagctgcagcttctccctCACTGATCTACTCTGAGGAATCTGCTGTGTAAGataacacactgctgctgctgctgctgctgctgctgctgctgatgatgatgatgatgatgatgatgatggtgtgagGATCTGAAACACTGTGTGTTGGTTCATTTGACAAATTTGGAGACACTAACTCACAAACTGTGATTCTAGTAAATATTGGAGGCAACACACAAACTCTGACAGAGCCAGTGCAAATTAgtgatgatgatttattttgagGGCGTTTTTAATGAGCTTTGACAAACTTTAGCTCATGACATCACCATAAAGACAACTAAACAATTTTGGGGGTTGCTTTGACACAGCTGAGGGCGTTGACACAAATTGTGGGTTTGTGAAATGATGGTGTAACCTCACAGTGTACCAACTCTGGGGTTATGAGATTTTAGGGGCATCACACTGAACTCTGAGATTTGCTGTTGTAATACTTGGCAGATTGAAGACTGAAAAAGACTTTTAGAATATGGGAAATAAATGCTCTTTGAGTTCGGAGACACGGTGACCAAATACACTTGTAGgatttatgaatgtttgataaaatgtaatgtcatgTGTCCTTACTATAGTCATGTTCAGTTTCTGTAGTAATGAACTCTATAACCAACAGTTCAGTTACTTTGATGAAATCCTGCTGAGGACCCTGGGCTCCGTCCCTGACACTGGAGCGATGcgttaaaaaggaaaagactgaGTTGGGGTTTACTTTACAGGACTGCGTAATATTTTCCCATTGATTCACGAAATGAAAAAGGGGGTAAAAACCTCTGACAGTTTCCCTCCTCTGATCCCCCTCTTCCCGAAAAAGCAGATCtgcacagctctctctctctttgcggCCGAGACGCACAGAAGCCCTCCATCACCGGAAAGGAATGCAGAAAACTATGTAAAAGTttccgagtgtgtgtgttcgtgcgtgtgtgtgtgtcttctctctctctctctctctctctcctctctctctctctctctctctcagtgtgtgtgtgtgtgtgtcccagcaCTTTCAGAGAGGTTACACATCATTTTTTGGCCCGACTGGATGTCGTAAGAGCTCGCGGCGGGGCAGGCAGAGCTGGGAGCAGCCCCCCTGTTAAGTAGCAGATTGTGTGGAGAGTCTTCCCACTTGGAAAGAGGCTCGCGACGCGTCTGGGAACCAAAAACCCGCTGAGCGCTCTGACTTCAACACCGGACCACCTCACTCTCCCGCTCCTCAGGCTGGGGTCTACAACAGAGatttaaccttttttattttatttttttttaaaaaccaaagcAAAAAATTCCTACAGTCTCCTCTCTAGGTCAGTGATGCATGGTTTTTGAGTTTTGCAGTTTCAGGTGAATTATTTGATCTCCAGGCGATATCATGATAGCTGATTTAATTCATTAGAAGACTAGGTTTTCTAGACTTAAGTATCTCTAATATCAAGCACATTACAAGCACATTTTATTCGGAATATTTCCAGAACCGCGTGGACTATTTCTACTATTTCTTGCTTTGCGGTGCGTAATTACGCGCGGCGCCAGGAGTCGATGCTCGGTTATTCTGATCTGTGGAAAGACGTTGTCTCTGCTAGTCTGGGTGACTCTCATCAGCCGAAGCAGTAGTTAGTGGATTGGACCCTTTGCAGAGTAAATGCACTTGATAAGCTCTCATTAGAGTTCTGAAGTTTACTCTGGTTTATTGGTTGTTAAAAGCTGTTCAGTTTTTGAGCTTTGGACTTTATCCATTCATACATAAAGAGCTTTTCATGTATTATTTTTCCCGGCTGCCTTCACAAAAGTTTACATGTGGCCTTTAAGCAGATAATTGACAATAGATTTGCATGTAGCGGGTGAAGGAGCCGTGAGTTTCACAGTCTCTGGCTTGTGGCGGGCTGATGGTGAAGGTCTAACCGCCTCCTTCGTTCCTGTCGCAGCTTCATTCATGTGCTGCTGAGCTGAGGAGCTGAAGATGAAGTGCAGGCTGTCTCTGGCGGCGGCTGCCCTCCTGGCACTGCTGCTGTCCTCCTCTCAGGCCCAGAAACCAGGTaaagcctcctcctcctcctctcactatGATCCAACTCATCTCACTTCAACTCCTCTCACCTCTGCCTTTTCTCTGCCTGCAATGTGTAGCTGCATATTTagtctgaataaaaaaaaatcacatagtgaaagaaaatgtgtgtgttggtgaattgatttgtttgacctgatttgtctttttcagCCTCGGTTTAATCTTTGATTGATTAACTGTGTTTTCACTCCAATAATTCCAGTTTCCATCAGGAATTCGCCAGATTTCCTCTTGAGGAGAAAAACTGTCTCGGCTGCAGATATCTGGTTTGAATTTATGAATAGGAGCTTTTTGTCCAGACCAGTAGCATTCTTTTAAGTGGTTTAAGACATGAATGCAACTTGCTCACAGCAGTGATGTAGCTGAGACATAAAAGTACAATGAAACATGGCGTCCAGTTAGCGAGGAAGTCGCCTGTATGAAGCAAAACCAGCAATATTGGTAGAAAAGGTGaattttttccatcttttttccGACTTCAGGCCGCCTGGATTTACTCCATTAGAATTTACAGACAGTGAATGTtcttaaaaatgatcatttacagtaaaaatgtaataaaagcatGTGTTTTAGCCCCCGTGTCATCCCACGTCAGCCTGTAGAAGTAGTAATAAATGTTCCTCTGTAGGTCAAGTAGGGCATCTTTTCATCCCAGACATGTAGTTTGATCTCTTTTACACCAGGAGGGGCCCTTGCTCAAATTCTCCTATCTGTTACTGTAGCATACATTTCTCcagtttcaaaaaaaaagaagaaaaaaaacccagacgGCACGTGGCCAAGTTTCCTCCCTACGTCTTTTCTCCTGATGGAACGGAAAGACAAAATATGagtttcacattattttccaGAGGTTTGAGAGGTTAGGGCAGGAGAGAGTCTGCGCCTCTGGATTTTCTCTCAGcttaaagtaaaagaaaaaaaaaagaaaagtgcagtaAAAACTCATTGGATCACAGGAGGAgaagcctcctctcctctacttcCAGGAGAGTTTCTGACCTCCTGTGACCCCCCCCCATTTAATGTCCCGCCAGGGGCCCCCGCTGCCTTTCCAGGGGTCACAGCATCGTAACGGCGTCGTATATATTCTACCGTGTGGAATGGTTTGACGTGTTGGGGCCCGAGTTAAAGGCTGAAGCACGCTGAAGATAAAAACGCTGGGATGAGGAAGCCCTCTGCTCTAAACTGTCACATCTCAGctgaaaaattacaaattaaaatcgctttagaggagagaggaaaacctCAACGAAAAGCTCCAAAGCCTggatgtgagtgagtgtgaatgagtgagtgtgagtgagtgtgtgtgtgtgtgtgtgtgtgtgtgtgtgtgtgtgttcctctggaTGAGAGTTTCTGGGTAGTTTTGGTTATAATAGACCCGTTTGGAAACAGAAGCAGGAGCCCGCGGCCCTTGAATTGATTCACCAGGTTGGTGGTTCCTCAGTTTTTGACGTCCTGTCACACCTCCCAGTCAAGCCTTGACCCCGAGTCTTGGCTTCACGACAATATTTTACTGTGATATTCTTCACTGGCTCACTAACAGATGAACTGGTTGGTggtctagaaaaaaaaaaaagtcatctttAAACTCTAGCTAGATTATCTGAGgtatgatgtgtttgtttttttgtttctcttagTAATTTGACCctaatttgtgtgtttctgtagaaCTTCACGAGAATCTGTGCAGCTGcaaaatttaataaaatgagCTCAAACTCCGGAGCTCAGATTACCCGCTGCAGACGTGATGATAACGCTCCTCCAGCATGAAAAGATTAAGAATTAGACGCACAGTTTCCACCTGTTTGTGACAGGAAGAGCTTAGATTTCAGTTTAGGAAACAAGCAGTATTTGGTTTAAGATCTGCCATTATAAACCTGTAAAGGAGTCTATTAATGAAGCCCATTCACCCCATAAATCAATCATCATAATGTGCGGGTGACAGGTTAATAATACACTAACGTCTTTTAATAGAAAGTGTCAGAATCAATGATTCAGCCCGTGTTATTGCTTGGTATTACTCACCCCTACTCTCGAGtaaaaacattgtcatcatGAGTTGTGAACTGAACCTGCATTAGTTGTTTTAACTTGTTTAATTACAGGACTttgacttattattattattatatcatatttaaaGCTCTTAACAAGATTAGCATGTCTAATTTTAGTGAGTCTAGCCAGTAAAGCAGATTTAAATAATGGTGCATCATAGCAAGCTAGATTTTCAGGTAGGCTGCGTTATATTTGGAGTTTTCCACCCCAACCTGaagaatatcattttaaaatattttttttaggaACAATCTCTGGTCCCTTGTGTACATGGAAACTTTTTGTCCGTTGCTCCAAGttgttaaaaacaacttttcatgTACACGTGCATGATCCTCCATGTCAGTGATGAAGATTCGACACTTAAATCTGTGCGCACTTTTACCCTGTTTGTTGGTTAACCAGCACCAGAGCCAGCGGTTCTTAAATTATAGTCCTGAAAGGATTCCCAGAGTTTTCACTGGATGTTGGACAAAAGTAAAGGAAGATTTAAGTGATTAAATCTAAAAGTCCTATCAGGAGCTGAGATAATTTAAAAACCCCTGGTGCAAATGTTTGGGTAGTGTAAGCAGGAAAAAGACGTACACATGTCTTAACCGACATCGTGTATTCTTTTATGAGGTTTGCAATGGAGACGATGACAGCGATCAATCAG
The window above is part of the Seriola aureovittata isolate HTS-2021-v1 ecotype China chromosome 19, ASM2101889v1, whole genome shotgun sequence genome. Proteins encoded here:
- the LOC130187293 gene encoding LOW QUALITY PROTEIN: cytochrome c oxidase subunit 7A2, mitochondrial (The sequence of the model RefSeq protein was modified relative to this genomic sequence to represent the inferred CDS: inserted 1 base in 1 codon), which gives rise to MYRHVFGLQQVARRSISSSARRXVENRVPEKQKLFQEDNGLPVHLKGGPADALLYRATMALTVFGTGYVLYELWNAAYPKKN